In Canis lupus dingo isolate Sandy chromosome 1, ASM325472v2, whole genome shotgun sequence, a single genomic region encodes these proteins:
- the GAS1 gene encoding growth arrest-specific protein 1, with translation MVAGLLGGGGGARAGTVPGAWLCLMALLQLLGSAPRGSGLAHGRRLICWQALLQCQGEPECSYAYNQYAEACAPVLAQRGGGDAPGAGAAAAAAAAAFPASAASFSSRWRCPSHCISALIQLNHTRRGPALEDCDCAQDENCKSTKRAIEPCLPRTSGGGAGGAGAGGVMGCTEARRRCDRDSRCNLALGRYLTYCGKLFNGLRCTDECRTVIEDMLAVPKAALLNDCVCDGLERPICESVKENMARLCFGAELGNGPGSSGSDGGLDDYYDEDYEDEPRAGGAGGEQLLDDDDGAPHPARPGGGAAAAGGRGDLPYGPGRRSSGGARTALASILLLLLPLLF, from the coding sequence ATGGTGGCAGGGCtgctgggcggcggcggcggggcccgcgcGGGGACCGTGCCGGGCGCCTGGCTGTGCCTGATGGcgctgctgcagctgctgggcTCGGCGCCGCGGGGCTCGGGGCTGGCGCACGGCCGCCGCCTCATCTGCTGGCAGGCGCTGCTGCAGTGCCAGGGGGAGCCGGAGTGCAGCTACGCCTACAACCAGTACGCCGAGGCGTGCGCGCCGGTGCTGGCGCAGCGCGGCGGGGGCGAcgcgccgggggccggggccgccgccgccgccgccgccgccgccttcccGGCTTCGGCCGCCTCGTTCTCGTCGCGCTGGCGCTGCCCGAGCCACTGCATCTCGGCGCTCATTCAGCTCAACCACACGCGCCGCGGGCCTGCCCTGGAGGACTGTGACTGCGCGCAGGACGAGAACTGCAAGTCCACCAAGCGCGCCATTGAGCCGTGCCTGCCCCGGAcgagcggcggcggcgcgggcggcgcgggcgcgggcggggtcATGGGCTGCACCGAGGCCCGGCGGCGCTGCGACCGCGACAGCCGCTGCAACCTGGCCCTCGGCCGCTACCTGACCTACTGCGGCAAGCTCTTCAACGGGCTGCGCTGCACCGACGAGTGCCGCACGGTCATCGAGGACATGCTGGCCGTGCCCAAGGCGGCGCTGCTCAACGACTGCGTGTGCGACGGGCTGGAGCGGCCCATCTGCGAGTCGGTCAAGGAGAACATGGCCCGCCTGTGCTTCGGCGCCGAGCTGGGCAACGGCCCGGGCAGCAGCGGCTCGGACGGCGGCCTGGACGACTACTACGACGAGGACTACGAAGACGAGccgcgcgcggggggcgcgggcggcgagCAGCTGCTGGACGACGACGACGGCGCCCCGCACCCGGCGCGCCCGGGCGGCGGCGCTGCAGCggcgggcggccgcggggacCTGCCCTACGGGCCGGGGCGCAGGAGCAGCGGCGGCGCCCGCACGGCGCTCGCCTCcatcttgctgctgctgctcccgcTGCTCTTCTAG